From Pontibacter actiniarum, a single genomic window includes:
- a CDS encoding DNA polymerase III subunit gamma/tau → MENFVVSARKYRPTTFDSVVGQHHITNTLKNAISSHHLAQAFLFCGPRGVGKTTCARILAKTINCQNITPEIEACNECESCRSFNSNSSFNIHELDAASNNSVEDIRNLVEQVRYAPQTGKYKIYIIDEVHMLSNQAFNAFLKTLEEPPSYAIFILATTERHKIIPTILSRCQIFDFNRIRIEDMVRHLGSIAQKESIQAEPDALHLISQKADGALRDALSIFDQMVTFSGSNVTYKSTVENLHILDYDYYFRLTDHLLTQQLSGSLLLFDEILKNGFDAHNFLIGIGEHFRSLLVCKDPQTVQLLEVSDNIKAKYAEQSQKASVSFLLSGLNLVSTCDTNYKSSKNQRLHVELCLMKMAHLNAALSFAQEGEGSKKAKVAAPAPAATGSAGATTPAAAMQAPHAPAAVPSQDMQQPSPGTVPSERLQQPHEQNRLPSEGLQQPPKQQEVTPDAHISPPKAVAPPMPAAAPDKPRAGLQLPPPKKLGKLPSLKDLQSPQAAVAEVAVAEEEEDTNYGAVVPVDEARLKNVWHAILRRKKAENMMEFTLLNRQYHIGPENEVILHLENHVMMDQFTALRPDILRELKQQLGNRSIKLTAEVVEPQDEGRKLYTSADKFNYLAEKYPVLVDLKQRFGLDADF, encoded by the coding sequence ATGGAAAATTTTGTAGTATCAGCGCGTAAATACCGTCCGACCACGTTCGACAGCGTGGTGGGGCAGCATCATATAACCAATACCCTTAAGAACGCCATCAGCAGCCACCATTTGGCGCAGGCCTTTCTTTTCTGCGGGCCACGCGGGGTGGGCAAAACCACCTGTGCCCGTATCCTGGCCAAGACCATCAACTGCCAGAACATCACCCCGGAGATAGAAGCCTGCAACGAGTGCGAATCCTGCCGCAGCTTTAACAGCAACAGCTCGTTTAACATCCATGAGCTCGATGCCGCCTCCAACAACTCGGTGGAGGATATCCGGAACCTGGTGGAGCAGGTGCGTTACGCGCCGCAAACGGGCAAGTACAAGATCTATATCATAGATGAGGTGCACATGCTCTCGAACCAGGCCTTCAACGCTTTTCTGAAGACGCTGGAGGAGCCGCCTTCCTATGCCATTTTCATCCTGGCCACCACAGAGCGCCACAAGATCATCCCGACCATACTTTCGCGCTGCCAGATCTTCGACTTTAACCGGATCAGGATCGAGGACATGGTGCGCCACCTGGGCAGCATCGCCCAAAAAGAAAGTATACAGGCCGAGCCAGACGCCCTGCACCTGATCTCACAGAAAGCCGACGGAGCCCTGCGCGACGCCCTGTCGATTTTCGACCAGATGGTGACCTTCTCGGGCAGCAACGTTACTTACAAGTCTACGGTGGAGAACCTCCACATCCTGGACTATGATTACTACTTCCGCCTGACCGACCACCTGCTAACACAGCAGCTGTCGGGCTCGCTGCTGCTGTTCGACGAGATTCTGAAGAACGGGTTCGACGCCCACAACTTCCTGATCGGCATTGGCGAGCACTTCCGTAGCCTGCTGGTATGCAAAGACCCGCAAACGGTGCAGCTGCTGGAGGTGTCGGATAACATCAAGGCCAAGTATGCCGAGCAGTCGCAGAAAGCCAGCGTATCGTTCCTGCTTTCCGGGCTGAACCTGGTTAGCACCTGCGACACCAATTACAAGAGCAGCAAAAACCAGCGGTTGCACGTGGAACTGTGCCTGATGAAGATGGCGCACCTGAATGCAGCCCTGAGTTTTGCCCAGGAGGGAGAAGGGTCAAAAAAAGCTAAGGTAGCGGCTCCGGCGCCAGCCGCTACCGGTTCAGCAGGTGCCACTACACCAGCAGCAGCCATGCAAGCACCGCATGCCCCTGCCGCTGTTCCATCGCAGGACATGCAGCAGCCTAGCCCCGGCACAGTACCGTCGGAGCGGCTGCAGCAGCCCCATGAGCAGAACCGCCTGCCGTCGGAGGGCCTGCAACAGCCTCCGAAGCAGCAGGAAGTAACGCCCGATGCGCACATCTCGCCACCGAAGGCAGTGGCGCCCCCTATGCCTGCCGCTGCCCCGGATAAACCGCGGGCAGGCCTGCAGCTGCCGCCCCCAAAGAAGCTAGGCAAGCTGCCGAGCCTGAAGGACCTCCAGAGCCCACAGGCCGCTGTGGCCGAGGTAGCCGTAGCCGAAGAGGAGGAAGACACGAACTATGGCGCCGTTGTGCCGGTAGACGAGGCAAGGCTAAAGAATGTGTGGCATGCCATCCTGCGCCGCAAGAAAGCCGAGAACATGATGGAGTTTACGCTCCTCAACCGCCAGTACCACATCGGCCCCGAAAACGAGGTTATACTTCACCTGGAGAACCACGTAATGATGGACCAGTTCACGGCGCTTCGCCCGGACATCCTGCGGGAGCT